One Anopheles marshallii chromosome 3, idAnoMarsDA_429_01, whole genome shotgun sequence genomic region harbors:
- the LOC128715909 gene encoding dihydrolipoyllysine-residue acetyltransferase component of pyruvate dehydrogenase complex, mitochondrial isoform X2, producing MELGTIVSWEKKEGDKLNEGDLLAEIETDKATMGFETPEEGYLAKILVAAGQKDVPIGKLVCIIVENEADVAAFKDYKDTGAAPAKPAAAPAPSAPAAAPPAPTPPPVSAPPPPAAAAPQPMTAVEQRGPRVYASPMAKKLAEQQRLRLDGMQAAGAAPTAGAPAGAVSIPAGAAFVDIPVSNIRGVIAKRLLESKTTIPHYYLTVDVNMDQVTKLRARFNKQLEKEGTKLSINDFIIKAAAMACKKVPEANSAWMDTVIRQFDSVDVSVAVSTDRGLITPIVFSADRKGIADISKDVKNLAAKAREGKLQPQEFQGGTFSVSNLGMFGVTHFCAIINPPQSCILAVGGTQKRLVPDKDSEAGFKESDYVAVTLSCDHRTVDGAVGARWLQYFRQFLEDPNSMLL from the exons ATGGAGCTCGGCACTATTGTCAGCTGGGAGAAGAAGGAAGGCGACAAGCTGAatgaag GTGATTTATTGGCGGAAATCGAAACCGACAAAGCGACCATGGGCTTCGAAACGCCCGAGGAAGGCTATCTGGCGAAAATCCTAGTAGCGGCCGGCCAGAAAGACGTCCCAATCGGCAAGCTCGTCTGTATTATTGTGGAGAACGAAGCGGACGTAGCTGCATTCAAGGATTACAAGGATACGGGTGCTGCACCGGCGAAACCGGCTGCCGCCCCAGCACCTTCGGCCCCAGCTGCCGCACCACCAGCACCTACCCCACCGCCAGTGTCTGCCCCACCGCCACCAGCGGCTGCCGCACCGCAACCCATGACGGCTGTGGAACAGCGTGGACCTCGTGTGTATGCCAGCCCGATGGCCAAAAAGCTTGCCGAGCAGCAACGTTTGCGACTGGACG GTATGCAAGCGGCCGGAGCTGCTCCGACGGCCGGTGCACCTGCTGGGGCGGTTTCCATCCCGGCCGGAGCTGCCTTCGTTGACATCCCGGTGTCGAACATACGGGGCGTGATCGCGAAGCGGCTGCTCGAATCGAAGACCACCATACCGCACTACTACCTGACGGTGGATGTAAATATGGATCAGGTTACGAAGTTACGGGCACGCTTCAACAAGCAGCTGGAAAAGGAAGGCACCAAACTGTCGATCAATGATTTCATCATCAAAGCGGCGGCCATGGCATGTAAAAAGGTGCCGGAAGCCAACTCGGCCTGGATGGATACGGTGATCCGACAGTTCGATTCGGTCGACGTGTCTGTGGCCGTATCGACGGACCGGGGATTAATTACCCCGATCGTGTTCTCGGCCGATCGGAAAGGAATTGCCGACATTAGCAAGGATGTAAAGAATCTGGCAGCGAAGGCACGTGAAGGCAAGCTGCAACCGCAGGAGTTCCAGGGCGGTACGTTCAGCGTGTCGAACCTGGGCATGTTCGGCGTGACCCATTTCTGCGCCATCATCAACCCACCACAGTCGTGCATTCTGGCTGTCGGCGGCACTCAGAAGCGTCTCGTACCTGATAAGGACTCGGAAGCTGG CTTCAAGGAAAGTGACTATGTTGCGGTAACGCTTAGCTGTGACCACCGTACGGTCGATGGTGCCGTCGGTGCCCGCTGGTTGCAGTACTTCCGCCAGTTCCTGGAAGATCCCAACTCGATGTTGCTGTAa
- the LOC128715909 gene encoding dihydrolipoyllysine-residue acetyltransferase component of pyruvate dehydrogenase complex, mitochondrial isoform X4, which produces MELGTIVSWEKKEGDKLNEGDLLAEIETDKATMGFETPEEGYLAKILVAAGQKDVPIGKLVCIIVENEADVAAFKDYKDTGAAPAKPAAAPAPSAPAAAPPAPTPPPVSAPPPPAAAAPQPMTADLAGMQAAGAAPTAGAPAGAVSIPAGAAFVDIPVSNIRGVIAKRLLESKTTIPHYYLTVDVNMDQVTKLRARFNKQLEKEGTKLSINDFIIKAAAMACKKVPEANSAWMDTVIRQFDSVDVSVAVSTDRGLITPIVFSADRKGIADISKDVKNLAAKAREGKLQPQEFQGGTFSVSNLGMFGVTHFCAIINPPQSCILAVGGTQKRLVPDKDSEAGFKESDYVAVTLSCDHRTVDGAVGARWLQYFRQFLEDPNSMLL; this is translated from the exons ATGGAGCTCGGCACTATTGTCAGCTGGGAGAAGAAGGAAGGCGACAAGCTGAatgaag GTGATTTATTGGCGGAAATCGAAACCGACAAAGCGACCATGGGCTTCGAAACGCCCGAGGAAGGCTATCTGGCGAAAATCCTAGTAGCGGCCGGCCAGAAAGACGTCCCAATCGGCAAGCTCGTCTGTATTATTGTGGAGAACGAAGCGGACGTAGCTGCATTCAAGGATTACAAGGATACGGGTGCTGCACCGGCGAAACCGGCTGCCGCCCCAGCACCTTCGGCCCCAGCTGCCGCACCACCAGCACCTACCCCACCGCCAGTGTCTGCCCCACCGCCACCAGCGGCTGCCGCACCGCAACCCATGACGGCT GATCTTGCAGGTATGCAAGCGGCCGGAGCTGCTCCGACGGCCGGTGCACCTGCTGGGGCGGTTTCCATCCCGGCCGGAGCTGCCTTCGTTGACATCCCGGTGTCGAACATACGGGGCGTGATCGCGAAGCGGCTGCTCGAATCGAAGACCACCATACCGCACTACTACCTGACGGTGGATGTAAATATGGATCAGGTTACGAAGTTACGGGCACGCTTCAACAAGCAGCTGGAAAAGGAAGGCACCAAACTGTCGATCAATGATTTCATCATCAAAGCGGCGGCCATGGCATGTAAAAAGGTGCCGGAAGCCAACTCGGCCTGGATGGATACGGTGATCCGACAGTTCGATTCGGTCGACGTGTCTGTGGCCGTATCGACGGACCGGGGATTAATTACCCCGATCGTGTTCTCGGCCGATCGGAAAGGAATTGCCGACATTAGCAAGGATGTAAAGAATCTGGCAGCGAAGGCACGTGAAGGCAAGCTGCAACCGCAGGAGTTCCAGGGCGGTACGTTCAGCGTGTCGAACCTGGGCATGTTCGGCGTGACCCATTTCTGCGCCATCATCAACCCACCACAGTCGTGCATTCTGGCTGTCGGCGGCACTCAGAAGCGTCTCGTACCTGATAAGGACTCGGAAGCTGG CTTCAAGGAAAGTGACTATGTTGCGGTAACGCTTAGCTGTGACCACCGTACGGTCGATGGTGCCGTCGGTGCCCGCTGGTTGCAGTACTTCCGCCAGTTCCTGGAAGATCCCAACTCGATGTTGCTGTAa
- the LOC128715909 gene encoding dihydrolipoyllysine-residue acetyltransferase component of pyruvate dehydrogenase complex, mitochondrial isoform X1 gives MELGTIVSWEKKEGDKLNEGDLLAEIETDKATMGFETPEEGYLAKILVAAGQKDVPIGKLVCIIVENEADVAAFKDYKDTGAAPAKPAAAPAPSAPAAAPPAPTPPPVSAPPPPAAAAPQPMTAVEQRGPRVYASPMAKKLAEQQRLRLDGKGSGLFGSLTSKDLAGMQAAGAAPTAGAPAGAVSIPAGAAFVDIPVSNIRGVIAKRLLESKTTIPHYYLTVDVNMDQVTKLRARFNKQLEKEGTKLSINDFIIKAAAMACKKVPEANSAWMDTVIRQFDSVDVSVAVSTDRGLITPIVFSADRKGIADISKDVKNLAAKAREGKLQPQEFQGGTFSVSNLGMFGVTHFCAIINPPQSCILAVGGTQKRLVPDKDSEAGFKESDYVAVTLSCDHRTVDGAVGARWLQYFRQFLEDPNSMLL, from the exons ATGGAGCTCGGCACTATTGTCAGCTGGGAGAAGAAGGAAGGCGACAAGCTGAatgaag GTGATTTATTGGCGGAAATCGAAACCGACAAAGCGACCATGGGCTTCGAAACGCCCGAGGAAGGCTATCTGGCGAAAATCCTAGTAGCGGCCGGCCAGAAAGACGTCCCAATCGGCAAGCTCGTCTGTATTATTGTGGAGAACGAAGCGGACGTAGCTGCATTCAAGGATTACAAGGATACGGGTGCTGCACCGGCGAAACCGGCTGCCGCCCCAGCACCTTCGGCCCCAGCTGCCGCACCACCAGCACCTACCCCACCGCCAGTGTCTGCCCCACCGCCACCAGCGGCTGCCGCACCGCAACCCATGACGGCTGTGGAACAGCGTGGACCTCGTGTGTATGCCAGCCCGATGGCCAAAAAGCTTGCCGAGCAGCAACGTTTGCGACTGGACG gtaaaggaTCCGGGTTGTTTGGTTCACTAACGTCTAAGGATCTTGCAGGTATGCAAGCGGCCGGAGCTGCTCCGACGGCCGGTGCACCTGCTGGGGCGGTTTCCATCCCGGCCGGAGCTGCCTTCGTTGACATCCCGGTGTCGAACATACGGGGCGTGATCGCGAAGCGGCTGCTCGAATCGAAGACCACCATACCGCACTACTACCTGACGGTGGATGTAAATATGGATCAGGTTACGAAGTTACGGGCACGCTTCAACAAGCAGCTGGAAAAGGAAGGCACCAAACTGTCGATCAATGATTTCATCATCAAAGCGGCGGCCATGGCATGTAAAAAGGTGCCGGAAGCCAACTCGGCCTGGATGGATACGGTGATCCGACAGTTCGATTCGGTCGACGTGTCTGTGGCCGTATCGACGGACCGGGGATTAATTACCCCGATCGTGTTCTCGGCCGATCGGAAAGGAATTGCCGACATTAGCAAGGATGTAAAGAATCTGGCAGCGAAGGCACGTGAAGGCAAGCTGCAACCGCAGGAGTTCCAGGGCGGTACGTTCAGCGTGTCGAACCTGGGCATGTTCGGCGTGACCCATTTCTGCGCCATCATCAACCCACCACAGTCGTGCATTCTGGCTGTCGGCGGCACTCAGAAGCGTCTCGTACCTGATAAGGACTCGGAAGCTGG CTTCAAGGAAAGTGACTATGTTGCGGTAACGCTTAGCTGTGACCACCGTACGGTCGATGGTGCCGTCGGTGCCCGCTGGTTGCAGTACTTCCGCCAGTTCCTGGAAGATCCCAACTCGATGTTGCTGTAa
- the LOC128715909 gene encoding dihydrolipoyllysine-residue acetyltransferase component of pyruvate dehydrogenase complex, mitochondrial isoform X3, whose translation MELGTIVSWEKKEGDKLNEGDLLAEIETDKATMGFETPEEGYLAKILVAAGQKDVPIGKLVCIIVENEADVAAFKDYKDTGAAPAKPAAAPAPSAPAAAPPAPTPPPVSAPPPPAAAAPQPMTAVEQRGPRKGSGLFGSLTSKDLAGMQAAGAAPTAGAPAGAVSIPAGAAFVDIPVSNIRGVIAKRLLESKTTIPHYYLTVDVNMDQVTKLRARFNKQLEKEGTKLSINDFIIKAAAMACKKVPEANSAWMDTVIRQFDSVDVSVAVSTDRGLITPIVFSADRKGIADISKDVKNLAAKAREGKLQPQEFQGGTFSVSNLGMFGVTHFCAIINPPQSCILAVGGTQKRLVPDKDSEAGFKESDYVAVTLSCDHRTVDGAVGARWLQYFRQFLEDPNSMLL comes from the exons ATGGAGCTCGGCACTATTGTCAGCTGGGAGAAGAAGGAAGGCGACAAGCTGAatgaag GTGATTTATTGGCGGAAATCGAAACCGACAAAGCGACCATGGGCTTCGAAACGCCCGAGGAAGGCTATCTGGCGAAAATCCTAGTAGCGGCCGGCCAGAAAGACGTCCCAATCGGCAAGCTCGTCTGTATTATTGTGGAGAACGAAGCGGACGTAGCTGCATTCAAGGATTACAAGGATACGGGTGCTGCACCGGCGAAACCGGCTGCCGCCCCAGCACCTTCGGCCCCAGCTGCCGCACCACCAGCACCTACCCCACCGCCAGTGTCTGCCCCACCGCCACCAGCGGCTGCCGCACCGCAACCCATGACGGCTGTGGAACAGCGTGGACCTC gtaaaggaTCCGGGTTGTTTGGTTCACTAACGTCTAAGGATCTTGCAGGTATGCAAGCGGCCGGAGCTGCTCCGACGGCCGGTGCACCTGCTGGGGCGGTTTCCATCCCGGCCGGAGCTGCCTTCGTTGACATCCCGGTGTCGAACATACGGGGCGTGATCGCGAAGCGGCTGCTCGAATCGAAGACCACCATACCGCACTACTACCTGACGGTGGATGTAAATATGGATCAGGTTACGAAGTTACGGGCACGCTTCAACAAGCAGCTGGAAAAGGAAGGCACCAAACTGTCGATCAATGATTTCATCATCAAAGCGGCGGCCATGGCATGTAAAAAGGTGCCGGAAGCCAACTCGGCCTGGATGGATACGGTGATCCGACAGTTCGATTCGGTCGACGTGTCTGTGGCCGTATCGACGGACCGGGGATTAATTACCCCGATCGTGTTCTCGGCCGATCGGAAAGGAATTGCCGACATTAGCAAGGATGTAAAGAATCTGGCAGCGAAGGCACGTGAAGGCAAGCTGCAACCGCAGGAGTTCCAGGGCGGTACGTTCAGCGTGTCGAACCTGGGCATGTTCGGCGTGACCCATTTCTGCGCCATCATCAACCCACCACAGTCGTGCATTCTGGCTGTCGGCGGCACTCAGAAGCGTCTCGTACCTGATAAGGACTCGGAAGCTGG CTTCAAGGAAAGTGACTATGTTGCGGTAACGCTTAGCTGTGACCACCGTACGGTCGATGGTGCCGTCGGTGCCCGCTGGTTGCAGTACTTCCGCCAGTTCCTGGAAGATCCCAACTCGATGTTGCTGTAa